In a single window of the Rhinolophus ferrumequinum isolate MPI-CBG mRhiFer1 chromosome 21, mRhiFer1_v1.p, whole genome shotgun sequence genome:
- the TRIM47 gene encoding E3 ubiquitin-protein ligase TRIM47 isoform X2 — MDGSGPFSCPICLESLREPVTLPCGHNFCLACLGTLWPHRGAGGAGGPGGAARCPLCQEPFPDGLQLRKNHTLSELLQLRQGSGPGPGPGSARAPSPAPEPAAPSAPPSAPEPSAPCAPEPWPAGEEPVRCDACPEGAALPAALSCLSCLASFCPAHLGPHERSPALRGHRLVPPLRRLEESLCPRHLRPLERYCRAERVCLCEACAAQEHRGHELVSLEQERTLQEAEQPKVLSAVEERMDELGARIAQSRRTVALIKSAAVAERERVSRLFAEAAATLQGFQEEVLGFIDEGEATMLGRSQGDLRKQEEQRSRLSQARHNLSRVPEADSVSFLQELLALRLALEEGCSPGPTPPRELSFTKSAQAVRAVKEVLTVACASQWEQLRGLSGDEDGLQKLSMEDAESQDPDSTGHLESEVSRDYFLKFAYIVDLDSDTADKFLQLFGTKGVKRVLCPINYPESPTRFTHCEQVLGEGALDRGTYYWEVEIIEGWVSVGVMAEDFSPQEPYDRGRLGRNAHSCCLQWNGRNFSVWFHGLEATLPHPFSPTVGICLEYADRALVFYAVRDGKMSLLRRLKATRARRSGPPASPIDPFQSRLDSHFSGLFASRLKPAFFLESVDAHLQIGPLKKSCISVLKRR; from the exons ATGGACGGCAGCGGACCCTTCAGCTGCCCCATCTGCCTGGAGTCGCTGCGGGAGCCGGTGACGCTGCCCTGCGGCCACAACTTCTGCCTCGCCTGCCTGGGCACGCTCTGGCCGCACCGCGGCGCGGGTGGCGCCGGCGGGCCCGGAGGCGCGGCCCGCTGCCCGCTGTGCCAGGAGCCCTTCCCCGACGGCCTGCAGCTCCGCAAGAACCACACGCTGTCCGAGCTGCTGCAGCTCCGCCAGGGCTCCGGGCCCGGGCCCGGGCCCGGCTCGGCCCGGGCCCCGTCCCCGGCTCCCGAGCCCGCAGCGCCCAGCGCTCCGCCCAGCGCCCCGGAGCCGTCGGCTCCCTGCGCACCCGAGCCGTGGCCGGCGGGTGAAGAGCCGGTGCGCTGCGACGCGTGCCCCGAGGGTGCCGCGCTGCCCGCTGCGCTCTCCTGCCTCTCCTGCCTCGCCTCCTTCTGCCCCGCGCACCTGGGCCCGCACGAGCGCAGTCCCGCGTTACGCGGCCATCGCCTGGTGCCGCCGCTGCGTCGGCTGGAGGAGAGCCTGTGCCCACGCCACCTGCGGCCGCTCGAGCGCTACTGCCGTGCGGAGCGCGTGTGCCTGTGCGAGGCCTGCGCTGCCCAGGAGCACCGGGGCCACGAGCTGGTATCGCTGGAGCAGGAGCGCACGCTCCAGGAG GCTGAGCAGCCCAAAGTTCTGAGTGCTGTGGAGGAACGCATGGACGAGCTGGGCGCCCGCATTGCACAGTCCCGGCGTACGGTGGCCCTCATCAAG AGCGCAGCCGTGGCAGAACGGGAGAGGGTGAGCAGGCTGTTTGCGGAGGCTGCAGCCACCCTGCAAGGGTTCCAGGAGGAGGTGCTGGGCTTCATCGATGAGGGGGAGGCCACCATGCTGGGCCGCTCCCAGGGCGACCTGCGGAAGCAGGAGGAACAGCGCAGCAGGCTAAGCCAGGCCCGCCACAACCTCAGTCGGGTCCCTGAGGCCGACTCAGTCAGCTTCCTACAG GAGCTCCTGGCGCTCAGGCTGGCCCTGGAGGAGGGGTGCAGCCCTGGGCCCACTCCCCCGAGGGAGCTCAGCTTCACTAAGTCAGCCCAAGCTGTGAGGGCAGTGAAAGAGGTGCTGACTGTGGCCTGCGCCAGCCAGTGGGAGCAGCTGCGGGGGCTGAGCGGTGACGAGGACGGGCTGCAGAAGCTCAGCATGGAAG ATGCTGAGTCCCAGGATCCTGATAGCACCGGCCACCTGGAGAGTGAGGTATCCAGGGATTACTTCCTCAAGT TTGCTTACATCGTGGACCTGGATAGTGACACGGCAGACAAGTTCCTGCAGCTGTTTGGAACCAAAGGTGTGAAAAGGGTGCTATGTCCCATCAACTACCCTGAGTCGCCCACCCGCTTCACCCACTGTGAGCAGGTGCTAGGCGAGGGTGCCCTGGACCGAGGCACGTACTACTGGGAGGTGGAGATCATCGAAGGTTGGGTCAGCGTAGGGGTCATGGCTGAAGACTTCTCCCCACAAGAGCCCTATGACCGGGGCCGGCTTGGCCGCAACGCCCACTCCTGCTGCCTACAGTGGAATGGACGCAACTTCTCGGTCTGGTTCCATGGGCTGGAGGCGACGCTGCCTCACCCCTTCTCGCCCACGGTTGGGATATGCCTGGAATACGCCGACCGAGCCCTGGTCTTCTATGCCGTACGGGATGGCAAGATGAGCCTTCTGCGGAGGCTGAAGGCGACCCGGGCCCGGCGGAGTGGTCCCCCGGCCTCCCCCATTGACCCCTTCCAGAGCCGCCTGGACAGCCACTTTTCTGGGCTCTTTGCGAGCAGGCTCAAGCCTGCCTTCTTCCTGGAGAGTGTGGACGCCCATCTGCAGATCGGGCCCCTCAAGAAGTCCTGCATATCTGTGCTGAAGAGGAGGTGA
- the TRIM47 gene encoding E3 ubiquitin-protein ligase TRIM47 isoform X1, whose protein sequence is MDGSGPFSCPICLESLREPVTLPCGHNFCLACLGTLWPHRGAGGAGGPGGAARCPLCQEPFPDGLQLRKNHTLSELLQLRQGSGPGPGPGSARAPSPAPEPAAPSAPPSAPEPSAPCAPEPWPAGEEPVRCDACPEGAALPAALSCLSCLASFCPAHLGPHERSPALRGHRLVPPLRRLEESLCPRHLRPLERYCRAERVCLCEACAAQEHRGHELVSLEQERTLQEAEQPKVLSAVEERMDELGARIAQSRRTVALIKSAAVAERERVSRLFAEAAATLQGFQEEVLGFIDEGEATMLGRSQGDLRKQEEQRSRLSQARHNLSRVPEADSVSFLQELLALRLALEEGCSPGPTPPRELSFTKSAQAVRAVKEVLTVACASQWEQLRGLSGDEDGLQKLSMEADAESQDPDSTGHLESEVSRDYFLKFAYIVDLDSDTADKFLQLFGTKGVKRVLCPINYPESPTRFTHCEQVLGEGALDRGTYYWEVEIIEGWVSVGVMAEDFSPQEPYDRGRLGRNAHSCCLQWNGRNFSVWFHGLEATLPHPFSPTVGICLEYADRALVFYAVRDGKMSLLRRLKATRARRSGPPASPIDPFQSRLDSHFSGLFASRLKPAFFLESVDAHLQIGPLKKSCISVLKRR, encoded by the exons ATGGACGGCAGCGGACCCTTCAGCTGCCCCATCTGCCTGGAGTCGCTGCGGGAGCCGGTGACGCTGCCCTGCGGCCACAACTTCTGCCTCGCCTGCCTGGGCACGCTCTGGCCGCACCGCGGCGCGGGTGGCGCCGGCGGGCCCGGAGGCGCGGCCCGCTGCCCGCTGTGCCAGGAGCCCTTCCCCGACGGCCTGCAGCTCCGCAAGAACCACACGCTGTCCGAGCTGCTGCAGCTCCGCCAGGGCTCCGGGCCCGGGCCCGGGCCCGGCTCGGCCCGGGCCCCGTCCCCGGCTCCCGAGCCCGCAGCGCCCAGCGCTCCGCCCAGCGCCCCGGAGCCGTCGGCTCCCTGCGCACCCGAGCCGTGGCCGGCGGGTGAAGAGCCGGTGCGCTGCGACGCGTGCCCCGAGGGTGCCGCGCTGCCCGCTGCGCTCTCCTGCCTCTCCTGCCTCGCCTCCTTCTGCCCCGCGCACCTGGGCCCGCACGAGCGCAGTCCCGCGTTACGCGGCCATCGCCTGGTGCCGCCGCTGCGTCGGCTGGAGGAGAGCCTGTGCCCACGCCACCTGCGGCCGCTCGAGCGCTACTGCCGTGCGGAGCGCGTGTGCCTGTGCGAGGCCTGCGCTGCCCAGGAGCACCGGGGCCACGAGCTGGTATCGCTGGAGCAGGAGCGCACGCTCCAGGAG GCTGAGCAGCCCAAAGTTCTGAGTGCTGTGGAGGAACGCATGGACGAGCTGGGCGCCCGCATTGCACAGTCCCGGCGTACGGTGGCCCTCATCAAG AGCGCAGCCGTGGCAGAACGGGAGAGGGTGAGCAGGCTGTTTGCGGAGGCTGCAGCCACCCTGCAAGGGTTCCAGGAGGAGGTGCTGGGCTTCATCGATGAGGGGGAGGCCACCATGCTGGGCCGCTCCCAGGGCGACCTGCGGAAGCAGGAGGAACAGCGCAGCAGGCTAAGCCAGGCCCGCCACAACCTCAGTCGGGTCCCTGAGGCCGACTCAGTCAGCTTCCTACAG GAGCTCCTGGCGCTCAGGCTGGCCCTGGAGGAGGGGTGCAGCCCTGGGCCCACTCCCCCGAGGGAGCTCAGCTTCACTAAGTCAGCCCAAGCTGTGAGGGCAGTGAAAGAGGTGCTGACTGTGGCCTGCGCCAGCCAGTGGGAGCAGCTGCGGGGGCTGAGCGGTGACGAGGACGGGCTGCAGAAGCTCAGCATGGAAG CAGATGCTGAGTCCCAGGATCCTGATAGCACCGGCCACCTGGAGAGTGAGGTATCCAGGGATTACTTCCTCAAGT TTGCTTACATCGTGGACCTGGATAGTGACACGGCAGACAAGTTCCTGCAGCTGTTTGGAACCAAAGGTGTGAAAAGGGTGCTATGTCCCATCAACTACCCTGAGTCGCCCACCCGCTTCACCCACTGTGAGCAGGTGCTAGGCGAGGGTGCCCTGGACCGAGGCACGTACTACTGGGAGGTGGAGATCATCGAAGGTTGGGTCAGCGTAGGGGTCATGGCTGAAGACTTCTCCCCACAAGAGCCCTATGACCGGGGCCGGCTTGGCCGCAACGCCCACTCCTGCTGCCTACAGTGGAATGGACGCAACTTCTCGGTCTGGTTCCATGGGCTGGAGGCGACGCTGCCTCACCCCTTCTCGCCCACGGTTGGGATATGCCTGGAATACGCCGACCGAGCCCTGGTCTTCTATGCCGTACGGGATGGCAAGATGAGCCTTCTGCGGAGGCTGAAGGCGACCCGGGCCCGGCGGAGTGGTCCCCCGGCCTCCCCCATTGACCCCTTCCAGAGCCGCCTGGACAGCCACTTTTCTGGGCTCTTTGCGAGCAGGCTCAAGCCTGCCTTCTTCCTGGAGAGTGTGGACGCCCATCTGCAGATCGGGCCCCTCAAGAAGTCCTGCATATCTGTGCTGAAGAGGAGGTGA
- the TRIM65 gene encoding tripartite motif-containing protein 65 isoform X4 — protein MASQLLEDKLTCSICLGLYQDPVTLPCGHNFCGGCIRDWWGRQEKACPECREPFPDGAELRRNVALSGVVEVVRPRPSSDPDPRRDPGPASDPGPGLSPRARCPRHGRPLELFCLTEGRSVCSACTVRECRLHERALLDTERRKREDRLRAMLEVTRQQATQAESQLQELQQRSSQIQSSACTLASVVSGKFSCLLQALEMRRNLALRDIEVAKTQALAQARDEEQRLRGHLEAMARSDCRIRDLLEQLDDQTFLQESQLLVPPGPLEPLTPPQWDEDQQLGDLKESLSQLCGLLLDKGSPPGAPAEAADLGPMDYRNLTFDPDSANRHLYLSQQDQQVKHRRKPRGLAGPDSFELWQVQCAQSFQSGRHYWEVRTSNHSVTVGVAYPELTRHKLGPYTDNIGRGPSSWGLCVQEDSAQAWHNGEAQRLPGVSGNLLGMDLDLVSGCLTFYSLEPETQPLHTFHAIFTQPLYPVFWLLEGRTLNLCHRPEAKLPPGLQDEASELS, from the exons ATGGCCAGTCAGCTGCTGGAGGACAAGCTCACCTGTTCCATCTGCCTGGGGCTCTACCAGGACCCGGTGACGCTGCCCTGCGGCCACAACTTCTGCGGGGGCTGCATCCGGGATTGGTGGGGCCGCCAGGAGAAGGCGTGCCCTGAGTGCCGGGAGCCCTTCCCCGACGGCGCCGAGCTGCGCCGCAATGTGGCGCTCAGCGGCGTGGTCGAGGTGGTGCGCCCTCGGCCCTCCTCCGACCCCGACCCCCGCCGGGACCCGGGACCCGCCTCGGACCCCGGCCCGGGCCTGAGCCCCCGTGCGCGCTGCCCCCGGCACGGACGGCCGCTTGAGCTCTTCTGCCTCACCGAGGGCCGCAGCGTGTGCAGCGCCTGCACGGTGCGCGAGTGTCGCCTCCACGAGCGGGCGCTGCTGGACACTGAGCGCCGGAAGCGCGAG GACCGGCTGAGAGCCATGCTGGAGGTCACCCGGCAGCAGGCCACCCAGGCTGAGAGCCAGCTACAGGAGCTGCAGCAGCGAAGCAGCCAGATCCAG AGCTCAGCCTGCACTCTGGCCTCCGTGGTCTCTGGCAAGTTCAGCTGCCTGCTGCAGGCCCTGGAGATGCGTCGGAACTTGGCACTGAGGGACATCGAGGTGGCCAAGACACAGGCGCTGGCGCAGGCCCGGGACGAGGAGCAGCGACTACGGGGCCACCTGGAGGCCATGGCTCGATCTGACTGCAGGATCCGGGACCTGCTGGAGCAGCTGGATGACCAAACCTTCCTGCAG GAATCACAGCTCCTCGTGCCCCCGGGTCCTCTCGAGCCACTGACTCCTCCACAGTGGGATGAAGACCAGCAACTGGGTGACCTGAAGGAGTCCCTGAGCCAGCTTTGTGGCCTCCTGCTGGACAAGGGGAGCCCCCCTGGGGCACCAGCTGAGGCTGCTGACTTGGGTCCCATGG ATTATCGCAATCTGACCTTTGATCCAGACAGCGCCAACCGACACCTCTACCTGTCTCAACAGGACCAGCAGGTAAAGCACCGTCGAAAGCCCCGGGGCCTGGCCGGGCCAGACAGCTTCGAGCTCTGGCAGGTGCAGTGTGCCCAGAGTTTCCAGTCTGGGCGCCACTACTGGGAGGTGCGCACATCTAACCACTCGGTGACAGTGGGCGTCGCCTACCCGGAACTGACGCGGCACAAGCTGGGGCCTTACACAGATAATATTGGCcgtgggcccagctcctggggacTCTGCGTTCAGGAGGATAGCGCCCAGGCCTGGCACAATGGGGAGGCCCAGCGCCTCCCAGGGGTGTCGGGGAATCTCCTGGGCATGGACTTGGACCTGGTCTCTGGCTGCCTCACCTTCTATAGCCTGGAGCCTGAGACCCAGCCCCTGCATACCTTTCATGCCATCTTCACCCAGCCCCTTTACCCTGTCTTCTGGCTCCTGGAAGGCAGGACTCTGAACCTGTGCCATCGGCCCGAGGCCAAGCTCCCTCCAGGGCTCCAGGACGAGGCCTCGGAGCTCAGCTGA
- the TRIM65 gene encoding tripartite motif-containing protein 65 isoform X2, which translates to MASQLLEDKLTCSICLGLYQDPVTLPCGHNFCGGCIRDWWGRQEKACPECREPFPDGAELRRNVALSGVVEVVRPRPSSDPDPRRDPGPASDPGPGLSPRARCPRHGRPLELFCLTEGRSVCSACTVRECRLHERALLDTERRKREDRLRAMLEVTRQQATQAESQLQELQQRSSQIQSSACTLASVVSGKFSCLLQALEMRRNLALRDIEVAKTQALAQARDEEQRLRGHLEAMARSDCRIRDLLEQLDDQTFLQWDEDQQLGDLKESLSQLCGLLLDKGSPPGAPAEAADLGPMEVPGPLAPVPSPPVCPLRRKLWQNYRNLTFDPDSANRHLYLSQQDQQVKHRRKPRGLAGPDSFELWQVQCAQSFQSGRHYWEVRTSNHSVTVGVAYPELTRHKLGPYTDNIGRGPSSWGLCVQEDSAQAWHNGEAQRLPGVSGNLLGMDLDLVSGCLTFYSLEPETQPLHTFHAIFTQPLYPVFWLLEGRTLNLCHRPEAKLPPGLQDEASELS; encoded by the exons ATGGCCAGTCAGCTGCTGGAGGACAAGCTCACCTGTTCCATCTGCCTGGGGCTCTACCAGGACCCGGTGACGCTGCCCTGCGGCCACAACTTCTGCGGGGGCTGCATCCGGGATTGGTGGGGCCGCCAGGAGAAGGCGTGCCCTGAGTGCCGGGAGCCCTTCCCCGACGGCGCCGAGCTGCGCCGCAATGTGGCGCTCAGCGGCGTGGTCGAGGTGGTGCGCCCTCGGCCCTCCTCCGACCCCGACCCCCGCCGGGACCCGGGACCCGCCTCGGACCCCGGCCCGGGCCTGAGCCCCCGTGCGCGCTGCCCCCGGCACGGACGGCCGCTTGAGCTCTTCTGCCTCACCGAGGGCCGCAGCGTGTGCAGCGCCTGCACGGTGCGCGAGTGTCGCCTCCACGAGCGGGCGCTGCTGGACACTGAGCGCCGGAAGCGCGAG GACCGGCTGAGAGCCATGCTGGAGGTCACCCGGCAGCAGGCCACCCAGGCTGAGAGCCAGCTACAGGAGCTGCAGCAGCGAAGCAGCCAGATCCAG AGCTCAGCCTGCACTCTGGCCTCCGTGGTCTCTGGCAAGTTCAGCTGCCTGCTGCAGGCCCTGGAGATGCGTCGGAACTTGGCACTGAGGGACATCGAGGTGGCCAAGACACAGGCGCTGGCGCAGGCCCGGGACGAGGAGCAGCGACTACGGGGCCACCTGGAGGCCATGGCTCGATCTGACTGCAGGATCCGGGACCTGCTGGAGCAGCTGGATGACCAAACCTTCCTGCAG TGGGATGAAGACCAGCAACTGGGTGACCTGAAGGAGTCCCTGAGCCAGCTTTGTGGCCTCCTGCTGGACAAGGGGAGCCCCCCTGGGGCACCAGCTGAGGCTGCTGACTTGGGTCCCATGG AGGTCCCAGGTCCCCTGGCACCGGTCCCAAGCCCCCCAGTTTGTCCACTGAGGAGGAAGCTCTGGCAAA ATTATCGCAATCTGACCTTTGATCCAGACAGCGCCAACCGACACCTCTACCTGTCTCAACAGGACCAGCAGGTAAAGCACCGTCGAAAGCCCCGGGGCCTGGCCGGGCCAGACAGCTTCGAGCTCTGGCAGGTGCAGTGTGCCCAGAGTTTCCAGTCTGGGCGCCACTACTGGGAGGTGCGCACATCTAACCACTCGGTGACAGTGGGCGTCGCCTACCCGGAACTGACGCGGCACAAGCTGGGGCCTTACACAGATAATATTGGCcgtgggcccagctcctggggacTCTGCGTTCAGGAGGATAGCGCCCAGGCCTGGCACAATGGGGAGGCCCAGCGCCTCCCAGGGGTGTCGGGGAATCTCCTGGGCATGGACTTGGACCTGGTCTCTGGCTGCCTCACCTTCTATAGCCTGGAGCCTGAGACCCAGCCCCTGCATACCTTTCATGCCATCTTCACCCAGCCCCTTTACCCTGTCTTCTGGCTCCTGGAAGGCAGGACTCTGAACCTGTGCCATCGGCCCGAGGCCAAGCTCCCTCCAGGGCTCCAGGACGAGGCCTCGGAGCTCAGCTGA
- the TRIM65 gene encoding tripartite motif-containing protein 65 isoform X3 → MASQLLEDKLTCSICLGLYQDPVTLPCGHNFCGGCIRDWWGRQEKACPECREPFPDGAELRRNVALSGVVEVVRPRPSSDPDPRRDPGPASDPGPGLSPRARCPRHGRPLELFCLTEGRSVCSACTVRECRLHERALLDTERRKREDRLRAMLEVTRQQATQAESQLQELQQRSSQIQALEMRRNLALRDIEVAKTQALAQARDEEQRLRGHLEAMARSDCRIRDLLEQLDDQTFLQESQLLVPPGPLEPLTPPQWDEDQQLGDLKESLSQLCGLLLDKGSPPGAPAEAADLGPMEVPGPLAPVPSPPVCPLRRKLWQNYRNLTFDPDSANRHLYLSQQDQQVKHRRKPRGLAGPDSFELWQVQCAQSFQSGRHYWEVRTSNHSVTVGVAYPELTRHKLGPYTDNIGRGPSSWGLCVQEDSAQAWHNGEAQRLPGVSGNLLGMDLDLVSGCLTFYSLEPETQPLHTFHAIFTQPLYPVFWLLEGRTLNLCHRPEAKLPPGLQDEASELS, encoded by the exons ATGGCCAGTCAGCTGCTGGAGGACAAGCTCACCTGTTCCATCTGCCTGGGGCTCTACCAGGACCCGGTGACGCTGCCCTGCGGCCACAACTTCTGCGGGGGCTGCATCCGGGATTGGTGGGGCCGCCAGGAGAAGGCGTGCCCTGAGTGCCGGGAGCCCTTCCCCGACGGCGCCGAGCTGCGCCGCAATGTGGCGCTCAGCGGCGTGGTCGAGGTGGTGCGCCCTCGGCCCTCCTCCGACCCCGACCCCCGCCGGGACCCGGGACCCGCCTCGGACCCCGGCCCGGGCCTGAGCCCCCGTGCGCGCTGCCCCCGGCACGGACGGCCGCTTGAGCTCTTCTGCCTCACCGAGGGCCGCAGCGTGTGCAGCGCCTGCACGGTGCGCGAGTGTCGCCTCCACGAGCGGGCGCTGCTGGACACTGAGCGCCGGAAGCGCGAG GACCGGCTGAGAGCCATGCTGGAGGTCACCCGGCAGCAGGCCACCCAGGCTGAGAGCCAGCTACAGGAGCTGCAGCAGCGAAGCAGCCAGATCCAG GCCCTGGAGATGCGTCGGAACTTGGCACTGAGGGACATCGAGGTGGCCAAGACACAGGCGCTGGCGCAGGCCCGGGACGAGGAGCAGCGACTACGGGGCCACCTGGAGGCCATGGCTCGATCTGACTGCAGGATCCGGGACCTGCTGGAGCAGCTGGATGACCAAACCTTCCTGCAG GAATCACAGCTCCTCGTGCCCCCGGGTCCTCTCGAGCCACTGACTCCTCCACAGTGGGATGAAGACCAGCAACTGGGTGACCTGAAGGAGTCCCTGAGCCAGCTTTGTGGCCTCCTGCTGGACAAGGGGAGCCCCCCTGGGGCACCAGCTGAGGCTGCTGACTTGGGTCCCATGG AGGTCCCAGGTCCCCTGGCACCGGTCCCAAGCCCCCCAGTTTGTCCACTGAGGAGGAAGCTCTGGCAAA ATTATCGCAATCTGACCTTTGATCCAGACAGCGCCAACCGACACCTCTACCTGTCTCAACAGGACCAGCAGGTAAAGCACCGTCGAAAGCCCCGGGGCCTGGCCGGGCCAGACAGCTTCGAGCTCTGGCAGGTGCAGTGTGCCCAGAGTTTCCAGTCTGGGCGCCACTACTGGGAGGTGCGCACATCTAACCACTCGGTGACAGTGGGCGTCGCCTACCCGGAACTGACGCGGCACAAGCTGGGGCCTTACACAGATAATATTGGCcgtgggcccagctcctggggacTCTGCGTTCAGGAGGATAGCGCCCAGGCCTGGCACAATGGGGAGGCCCAGCGCCTCCCAGGGGTGTCGGGGAATCTCCTGGGCATGGACTTGGACCTGGTCTCTGGCTGCCTCACCTTCTATAGCCTGGAGCCTGAGACCCAGCCCCTGCATACCTTTCATGCCATCTTCACCCAGCCCCTTTACCCTGTCTTCTGGCTCCTGGAAGGCAGGACTCTGAACCTGTGCCATCGGCCCGAGGCCAAGCTCCCTCCAGGGCTCCAGGACGAGGCCTCGGAGCTCAGCTGA
- the TRIM65 gene encoding tripartite motif-containing protein 65 isoform X1, producing the protein MASQLLEDKLTCSICLGLYQDPVTLPCGHNFCGGCIRDWWGRQEKACPECREPFPDGAELRRNVALSGVVEVVRPRPSSDPDPRRDPGPASDPGPGLSPRARCPRHGRPLELFCLTEGRSVCSACTVRECRLHERALLDTERRKREDRLRAMLEVTRQQATQAESQLQELQQRSSQIQSSACTLASVVSGKFSCLLQALEMRRNLALRDIEVAKTQALAQARDEEQRLRGHLEAMARSDCRIRDLLEQLDDQTFLQESQLLVPPGPLEPLTPPQWDEDQQLGDLKESLSQLCGLLLDKGSPPGAPAEAADLGPMEVPGPLAPVPSPPVCPLRRKLWQNYRNLTFDPDSANRHLYLSQQDQQVKHRRKPRGLAGPDSFELWQVQCAQSFQSGRHYWEVRTSNHSVTVGVAYPELTRHKLGPYTDNIGRGPSSWGLCVQEDSAQAWHNGEAQRLPGVSGNLLGMDLDLVSGCLTFYSLEPETQPLHTFHAIFTQPLYPVFWLLEGRTLNLCHRPEAKLPPGLQDEASELS; encoded by the exons ATGGCCAGTCAGCTGCTGGAGGACAAGCTCACCTGTTCCATCTGCCTGGGGCTCTACCAGGACCCGGTGACGCTGCCCTGCGGCCACAACTTCTGCGGGGGCTGCATCCGGGATTGGTGGGGCCGCCAGGAGAAGGCGTGCCCTGAGTGCCGGGAGCCCTTCCCCGACGGCGCCGAGCTGCGCCGCAATGTGGCGCTCAGCGGCGTGGTCGAGGTGGTGCGCCCTCGGCCCTCCTCCGACCCCGACCCCCGCCGGGACCCGGGACCCGCCTCGGACCCCGGCCCGGGCCTGAGCCCCCGTGCGCGCTGCCCCCGGCACGGACGGCCGCTTGAGCTCTTCTGCCTCACCGAGGGCCGCAGCGTGTGCAGCGCCTGCACGGTGCGCGAGTGTCGCCTCCACGAGCGGGCGCTGCTGGACACTGAGCGCCGGAAGCGCGAG GACCGGCTGAGAGCCATGCTGGAGGTCACCCGGCAGCAGGCCACCCAGGCTGAGAGCCAGCTACAGGAGCTGCAGCAGCGAAGCAGCCAGATCCAG AGCTCAGCCTGCACTCTGGCCTCCGTGGTCTCTGGCAAGTTCAGCTGCCTGCTGCAGGCCCTGGAGATGCGTCGGAACTTGGCACTGAGGGACATCGAGGTGGCCAAGACACAGGCGCTGGCGCAGGCCCGGGACGAGGAGCAGCGACTACGGGGCCACCTGGAGGCCATGGCTCGATCTGACTGCAGGATCCGGGACCTGCTGGAGCAGCTGGATGACCAAACCTTCCTGCAG GAATCACAGCTCCTCGTGCCCCCGGGTCCTCTCGAGCCACTGACTCCTCCACAGTGGGATGAAGACCAGCAACTGGGTGACCTGAAGGAGTCCCTGAGCCAGCTTTGTGGCCTCCTGCTGGACAAGGGGAGCCCCCCTGGGGCACCAGCTGAGGCTGCTGACTTGGGTCCCATGG AGGTCCCAGGTCCCCTGGCACCGGTCCCAAGCCCCCCAGTTTGTCCACTGAGGAGGAAGCTCTGGCAAA ATTATCGCAATCTGACCTTTGATCCAGACAGCGCCAACCGACACCTCTACCTGTCTCAACAGGACCAGCAGGTAAAGCACCGTCGAAAGCCCCGGGGCCTGGCCGGGCCAGACAGCTTCGAGCTCTGGCAGGTGCAGTGTGCCCAGAGTTTCCAGTCTGGGCGCCACTACTGGGAGGTGCGCACATCTAACCACTCGGTGACAGTGGGCGTCGCCTACCCGGAACTGACGCGGCACAAGCTGGGGCCTTACACAGATAATATTGGCcgtgggcccagctcctggggacTCTGCGTTCAGGAGGATAGCGCCCAGGCCTGGCACAATGGGGAGGCCCAGCGCCTCCCAGGGGTGTCGGGGAATCTCCTGGGCATGGACTTGGACCTGGTCTCTGGCTGCCTCACCTTCTATAGCCTGGAGCCTGAGACCCAGCCCCTGCATACCTTTCATGCCATCTTCACCCAGCCCCTTTACCCTGTCTTCTGGCTCCTGGAAGGCAGGACTCTGAACCTGTGCCATCGGCCCGAGGCCAAGCTCCCTCCAGGGCTCCAGGACGAGGCCTCGGAGCTCAGCTGA